One stretch of Hevea brasiliensis isolate MT/VB/25A 57/8 chromosome 12, ASM3005281v1, whole genome shotgun sequence DNA includes these proteins:
- the LOC110631582 gene encoding calcium uniporter protein 4, mitochondrial — translation MALRKLLSKRLSDTYRLASPAVTLEHLPIFSPTTLQATLPPNATKTNFHRESLTSTESSDKGFFRRFLHRKAINQLPEFLSLPVGEKLREKLKGINITGERLRLDGLAPPAPQEKVSKDPNRFGISVEDARKLLRLSQVEKLKAKLKEIPKTSISYSEFVQVCVEGCGSEHQGIEFAKTLDQSGNVIVLGNIVFLRPEQVAKSMENIISESIATPNDPRRKQLEHMEQQKAAIDQKARAQVRGELYCGLGFLVVQTLAFMRLTFWELTWDVMEPICFFVTSLHFALAYAFFLRTSVEPSFEGYFQRRFKAKQKKLMEIHSFDMQKYTELRKAFYPNLGYGFPHSEHYKPLNSDEGAFL, via the exons ATGGCGCTTCGTAAATTGCTCTCGAAGCGTCTTTCCGATACTTACAGGCTAGCCTCACCGGCAGTGACACTAGAACATTTACCTATCTTTTCCCCTACCACGCTTCAAGCCACACTACCACCAAATGCAACGAAAACCAACTTCCACAGAGAGTCCCTAACCTCTACGGAATCCTCCGACAAAGGATTTTTCAGGCGATTCCTTCACCGGAAAGCTATAAATCAGTTGCCTGAGTTCCTCTCCCTGCCGGTCGGCGAGAAGCTGAGGGAGAAGCTCAAAGGCATCAACATTACCGGAGAAAGGCTCCGCCTGGATGGACTCGCTCCTCCGGCCCCGCAGGAAAAGGTTTCCAAAGATCCTAATCGGTTTGGAATTTCGGTTGAGGATGCGAGGAAGCTTCTGAGACTCTCGCAGGTGGAGAAGCTAAAAGCGAAGCTCAAGGAGATTCCAAAGACCTCGATTTCGTACTCCGAGTTTGTTCAGGTGTGTGTGGAGGGGTGCGGGAGTGAACATCAAGGAATTGAGTTTGCTAAGACGTTGGACCAGTCCGGAAACGTCATCGTTTTAGGGAATATTGTGTTCCTCCGGCCGGAGCAg GTGGCCAAGTCAATGGAGAATATAATCTCAGAGTCCATAGCTACTCCTAATGACCCAAGAAGAAAACAACTGGAGCACATGGAGCAGCAAAAGGCGGCAATCGACCAAAAGGCCCGAGCCCAAGTTCGGGGTGAGCTTTATTGTGGACTAGGCTTCTTAGTGGTCCAAACACTTGCGTTCATGAGACTTACTTTCTGGGAACTCACCTGGGATGTGATGGAGCCCATATGCTTCTTTGTCACTTCACTTCATTTTGCCCTTGCCTATGCATTCTTTCTTAGGACATCCGTTGAACCATCTTTTGAAGGCTACTTCCAGCGCCGGTTCAAAGCCAAGCAGAAGAAACTCATGGAAATCCACAGCTTTGATATGCAAAAATATACCGAGCTTCGAAAAGCTTTTTATCCAAATTTAGGCTATGGGTTTCCTCACTCGGAACATTACAAGCCATTGAACAGCGATGAGGGAGCATTTCTTTGA